From a region of the Corallococcus coralloides DSM 2259 genome:
- a CDS encoding collagen-like protein — protein MGETGPQGPQGLTGETGPQGLTGAAGAKGDTGLKGDTGPKGEPGAKGDTGPKGEPGEKGDTGATGATGPSAADVLATARIRLVPLGATALESGAALRAAVSAVPSDGSETWVLKLGAGTYDLGASGLPLKRGVFLLGSGTQVSRVVSSTAAGGTVMGATGAGLRDLFVGNTGGGAQSIAVLNGSNGFMVSDVAAEARNGQYITHAVLYENVTDLPSDGLVRVRALGSSGTGQVSGMFLSGCTLKVTDLHVDGRGGAGGGDVFGLLVERGVVEARRVTATASGGPRGHGVYAAGPMLLEQSDVSGEGTANGVGVTVLSPGAKLRYVQAKGSARAMVVDAPSTQPESPVRIHHSLFEKNVYVTGNTRVRMVQSTLSEGLTAESAAFASCVMSTNDTEMLNSDCS, from the coding sequence GTGGGTGAGACCGGGCCTCAAGGTCCCCAGGGCCTGACGGGTGAGACCGGTCCCCAGGGCCTGACGGGGGCCGCTGGCGCGAAGGGCGACACCGGCCTGAAGGGCGACACCGGTCCGAAGGGTGAGCCGGGCGCGAAGGGCGACACCGGCCCGAAGGGTGAACCGGGCGAGAAGGGCGACACGGGGGCGACGGGTGCCACGGGCCCCTCCGCCGCGGACGTGCTCGCGACCGCGCGGATCCGGCTGGTTCCGCTGGGCGCCACCGCGCTGGAGTCCGGTGCCGCGCTGCGGGCAGCGGTGAGCGCCGTGCCCTCGGATGGTTCGGAGACGTGGGTGTTGAAGCTCGGGGCGGGGACGTATGACCTGGGCGCTTCGGGGCTGCCGTTGAAGCGGGGCGTGTTCCTGCTGGGCAGCGGGACCCAGGTGTCCCGCGTCGTCTCCTCCACCGCCGCTGGGGGCACTGTGATGGGCGCGACCGGCGCGGGCCTGCGAGACCTCTTTGTCGGCAACACCGGCGGGGGCGCTCAATCCATCGCGGTCTTGAATGGGAGCAACGGGTTCATGGTGAGCGACGTCGCGGCCGAGGCGCGCAATGGCCAGTACATTACCCATGCCGTGCTGTACGAGAACGTGACCGACCTGCCCTCGGACGGGCTCGTCCGGGTGCGGGCGCTGGGGAGCTCCGGGACGGGGCAGGTCAGCGGGATGTTCCTGAGCGGGTGCACCCTGAAGGTGACGGACCTCCACGTCGATGGCCGGGGTGGGGCGGGGGGCGGAGACGTGTTCGGGCTGCTGGTCGAACGCGGAGTCGTCGAAGCACGCCGTGTCACGGCGACCGCGAGCGGTGGCCCGCGCGGCCATGGCGTGTATGCCGCGGGCCCCATGCTCCTCGAGCAGTCGGATGTCTCCGGCGAGGGAACGGCGAATGGCGTGGGGGTGACGGTGCTCAGCCCGGGCGCGAAGCTCCGGTACGTCCAGGCGAAGGGGTCCGCGCGCGCCATGGTCGTGGATGCGCCCTCCACCCAGCCGGAGTCCCCCGTGCGGATCCATCACTCGCTCTTCGAGAAGAACGTCTACGTGACGGGCAACACCCGGGTGCGGATGGTCCAGTCGACGCTCTCCGAGGGTCTCACCGCGGAGTCCGCGGCGTTTGCGTCCTGTGTCATGTCGACGAACGACACGGAGATGCTGAACAGCGACTGCTCCTGA
- the mnmE gene encoding tRNA uridine-5-carboxymethylaminomethyl(34) synthesis GTPase MnmE yields the protein MTSDSATIVALATAPAAGAVGILRVSGPAALEVGRRLAPGVPASPTPRHAYLASFVDATGAVLDEGLFLYFQAPRSFTGEDVVELHAHGSPRLLRLLLARALEDERVRPALPGEFTRRAFLNGRIDLTRAEAVADLVAADSEAAVRAAAAGLSGALAERIRALETPLRELHADLEGVLNFPDEAEGADAEAGPRVTALRSVAEALRAEVGRGRLVRQGARVALYGPVNAGKSTLFNRLVGEARALVDDEPGTTRDALEARVEWDGLGVTLYDTAGLREAPGRVEALGIARTRELLAAVDLAVLVLPPETSREEAASWTRESGATPVLVVTGKCDVIPGTRDTVSAVLPSPAPPRVSGLTGEGVEALRTAVLTRLWGGGTPSAVALVSERHADALRRTAEALGRAEAASRVSTLEVLSGEVGLALEALGEVSGTSVSEALLDTLFQRFCIGK from the coding sequence ATGACGTCTGACTCCGCCACCATCGTCGCCCTCGCCACCGCGCCCGCCGCGGGGGCGGTGGGCATCCTTCGGGTCTCTGGTCCGGCCGCGCTGGAGGTGGGCCGGAGGCTCGCGCCTGGTGTCCCCGCGTCCCCGACGCCGCGCCATGCGTACCTGGCGTCGTTCGTGGATGCGACGGGCGCGGTGCTGGATGAGGGTCTGTTCCTCTACTTCCAGGCGCCCCGGTCCTTCACCGGCGAGGACGTGGTGGAGCTCCACGCGCATGGCAGTCCGCGCCTCTTGCGGCTGTTGCTCGCGCGGGCGCTGGAGGATGAGCGGGTGCGTCCGGCGCTTCCCGGTGAGTTCACCCGGCGCGCGTTCCTGAATGGCCGCATCGACCTGACCCGCGCGGAGGCGGTCGCGGACCTGGTGGCCGCGGATTCGGAGGCGGCCGTGCGCGCCGCCGCGGCCGGACTTTCCGGTGCGTTGGCCGAGCGGATCCGCGCGCTGGAGACGCCGCTGCGCGAGCTGCACGCGGATCTGGAAGGCGTCCTCAACTTCCCCGACGAGGCGGAGGGCGCGGACGCGGAAGCCGGTCCTCGCGTCACCGCGCTGCGCTCCGTCGCGGAGGCGCTGCGCGCGGAGGTCGGCCGTGGACGGCTGGTGCGCCAGGGCGCGCGCGTGGCGCTGTACGGCCCGGTGAACGCGGGCAAGTCCACGCTGTTCAACCGGCTGGTGGGCGAGGCCCGCGCGCTGGTGGATGACGAGCCCGGCACCACCCGCGACGCGCTGGAGGCCCGCGTCGAATGGGACGGCCTGGGCGTCACCCTCTACGACACCGCCGGCCTGCGCGAGGCTCCCGGACGCGTGGAGGCGCTGGGCATCGCGCGCACGCGGGAGCTGCTCGCGGCCGTGGACCTGGCCGTGCTGGTGCTGCCTCCGGAGACGTCGCGCGAAGAGGCCGCGTCGTGGACGCGCGAGTCCGGCGCCACGCCCGTGCTCGTCGTCACCGGCAAGTGCGACGTCATCCCTGGCACTCGAGACACTGTGTCCGCTGTCCTCCCCTCCCCTGCCCCGCCGCGCGTCAGCGGCCTCACGGGCGAAGGCGTGGAGGCGCTCCGGACCGCCGTGCTCACGCGACTTTGGGGCGGTGGCACGCCCTCCGCGGTAGCGCTCGTTTCCGAGCGTCACGCGGATGCCCTGCGTCGCACCGCCGAGGCGCTGGGCCGCGCCGAGGCAGCGTCACGCGTGTCCACCCTGGAGGTCCTCTCCGGCGAGGTGGGGCTCGCGCTGGAAGCCCTGGGCGAAGTGTCCGGAACGAGCGTTTCCGAAGCGCTTCTGGACACCCTTTTCCAGCGTTTCTGCATCGGGAAGTAG
- the sppA gene encoding signal peptide peptidase SppA: MKRFFIGALAFIGALSILFVVGVVGLLMLAASSKPGVPSNLVLELDLQQPLPEYTLDTSLAGAFGEEPTSLRDVVEGLEKAATDPRVKSLVVRIGQPGSAAQVQELRDAVKAFRASGKRAVAYADGFGEAGNGTGAYYLASAFDAVYIQPSGDVGLTGLVMETPFARDAFAKFGVKPEFGKRAEFKNAVNSFTDESYGPHQREATEAYGGSLFQQVVKGVAEGRKLSEDEVRALIDRAPFMGQAAVDAKLVDGLRYRDEIHDELKKQAGEGAEFLYVEKYLERAGRPHQTGTSIALIYGVGEVLRGKSQSNPLSGGQVMGGDTVAAAFRKAVEDPSVKAIIFRVDSPGGSYSASDTIRREVQRAREAGKPVIVTMGTYAASGGYFVAMAGDKIVAQPGTLTGSIGVYNGKFVTSELWAKLGVNFDTIAFGKNATFASSDQEFTPEQRAQLESELDTIYLDFTSRAAQARNMPLEKLQAVAKGRVWTGEDALERGLVDALGGYPKALELAREAAKLEKDAPVRIVVFPRPRPTGQVLSELLGNHEADNSDDEATGSHAAVSSQVLEQVRAVYRVGAKLGLTGQGVEGRMLYAPLPEVRW; this comes from the coding sequence ATGAAACGCTTCTTCATTGGCGCGCTGGCCTTCATTGGGGCGCTGTCCATCCTCTTCGTGGTGGGTGTGGTGGGGCTGTTGATGCTCGCGGCATCGAGCAAGCCAGGGGTGCCGTCCAACCTGGTGCTGGAGCTGGACCTGCAGCAGCCGCTGCCGGAGTACACGCTGGACACGTCCCTGGCGGGCGCCTTTGGCGAGGAGCCCACGTCGCTGAGGGACGTGGTGGAGGGCCTGGAGAAGGCCGCCACGGACCCCCGGGTGAAGTCGCTGGTGGTGCGAATCGGGCAGCCGGGCAGCGCGGCGCAGGTGCAGGAGCTGCGGGACGCGGTGAAAGCCTTCCGCGCGTCGGGCAAGCGGGCGGTGGCCTACGCGGACGGCTTCGGTGAGGCGGGCAACGGCACCGGCGCCTACTACCTCGCGAGCGCCTTCGACGCCGTCTACATCCAGCCCTCCGGCGACGTGGGGCTCACCGGCCTGGTGATGGAGACGCCCTTCGCGCGCGACGCCTTCGCGAAGTTCGGCGTGAAGCCGGAGTTCGGCAAGCGCGCCGAGTTCAAGAACGCCGTCAACAGCTTCACCGACGAGTCCTACGGCCCCCACCAGCGCGAGGCCACGGAGGCCTACGGCGGCAGCCTCTTCCAGCAGGTGGTGAAGGGCGTGGCGGAAGGCCGCAAGCTGTCCGAGGACGAGGTGCGCGCGCTCATCGACCGCGCGCCCTTCATGGGCCAGGCGGCCGTGGACGCGAAGCTGGTGGACGGGCTGCGCTACCGCGACGAAATCCACGACGAGCTCAAGAAGCAGGCCGGAGAGGGCGCGGAGTTCCTCTACGTGGAGAAGTACCTGGAGCGCGCGGGCCGGCCGCACCAGACGGGCACCAGCATCGCGCTCATCTACGGCGTGGGTGAGGTGCTGCGCGGCAAGAGCCAGTCCAACCCGCTCTCCGGCGGACAGGTGATGGGCGGCGACACGGTGGCGGCGGCCTTCCGCAAGGCGGTGGAGGACCCGTCCGTGAAGGCCATCATCTTCCGCGTGGACAGCCCGGGCGGCAGCTACTCCGCCAGCGACACCATCCGCCGGGAGGTGCAGCGCGCGCGTGAGGCGGGCAAGCCCGTCATCGTCACCATGGGGACGTACGCGGCCAGCGGCGGCTACTTCGTGGCCATGGCCGGGGACAAGATCGTCGCCCAGCCGGGCACGCTGACGGGGAGCATCGGCGTGTACAACGGCAAGTTCGTCACGTCCGAGCTGTGGGCGAAGCTGGGCGTGAACTTCGACACCATCGCCTTCGGCAAGAACGCCACCTTCGCCAGCTCCGACCAGGAGTTCACCCCCGAGCAGCGCGCGCAGCTGGAGTCCGAGCTGGACACCATCTACCTGGACTTCACCAGCCGCGCCGCCCAGGCGCGGAACATGCCGCTGGAGAAGCTCCAGGCGGTCGCGAAGGGGCGCGTGTGGACGGGCGAGGACGCGCTGGAGCGCGGGCTGGTGGACGCGCTCGGCGGCTACCCGAAGGCGCTGGAGCTGGCCCGCGAGGCCGCGAAGCTGGAGAAGGACGCCCCGGTCCGCATCGTCGTCTTCCCGCGCCCCCGGCCCACGGGCCAGGTGCTGTCGGAGCTGCTGGGCAACCACGAGGCGGACAACAGCGATGACGAGGCCACCGGAAGCCACGCCGCCGTGTCGTCCCAGGTGCTGGAGCAGGTGCGGGCCGTGTACCGCGTGGGCGCGAAGCTGGGCCTCACCGGGCAGGGCGTGGAGGGGCGCATGCTGTACGCGCCGCTTCCGGAGGTGCGCTGGTAA
- a CDS encoding Uma2 family endonuclease, translating into MTALQQLQPTSHSLLSALPSGWVGEILDGELVASPRLSVAPARAAFMMGVELGERLDPRRGGNGRWCFLRAPELHLGEDILVPDLAGWRRERVAAPPEPGAAFFTLVPDWVCEVLTPATTALDRARKLPLYSRAGVSYVWLVDPVARTLEVYQRLKRGWLLTASHEDDALVRAEPFTSVSLELGSLWLPDAPEEMPRLVAVP; encoded by the coding sequence ATGACGGCACTCCAGCAGCTTCAACCCACCTCCCACTCCCTGCTCTCGGCGCTGCCGTCGGGCTGGGTCGGGGAAATCCTCGATGGCGAGCTGGTGGCCTCGCCGCGCCTCTCCGTGGCGCCCGCTCGCGCGGCCTTCATGATGGGCGTGGAGCTGGGAGAGCGGCTGGATCCGCGCCGTGGCGGCAACGGCCGCTGGTGCTTCCTGCGCGCGCCGGAGCTGCACCTGGGCGAGGACATCCTCGTGCCCGACCTGGCCGGCTGGCGCCGTGAGCGCGTGGCTGCCCCGCCGGAGCCCGGCGCCGCCTTCTTCACCCTGGTGCCGGATTGGGTCTGCGAAGTGCTGACCCCCGCCACCACCGCGCTGGACCGCGCCCGCAAGCTGCCCCTGTATTCGCGGGCCGGCGTGTCCTACGTCTGGCTGGTGGACCCTGTCGCGCGCACGCTGGAGGTCTATCAGCGCCTCAAGCGCGGCTGGCTCCTCACCGCGAGCCACGAGGATGATGCCCTGGTGCGCGCCGAGCCCTTCACGTCCGTCTCCCTGGAGCTGGGCTCGCTGTGGCTCCCCGACGCGCCGGAGGAGATGCCCCGGCTCGTCGCGGTGCCCTGA
- a CDS encoding cysteine dioxygenase, with amino-acid sequence MLRARRAAPGGLAGVDARMAGLQLEPASLKPYLHFLPGRYTRNLVHRDEGMEIIINCWSPGVASPIHDHDGQECWFSIQRGEFLLENYPLLEGGTQPGLARLGQPVRVGPVGAGHVDFRDPGASIHRVSIAGNAPGITLHVYAGPVASCLVFDPRRHRCASHTLRYHSIFGRPVRPSEGRVPVPLHV; translated from the coding sequence ATGCTCCGCGCGCGCCGTGCCGCTCCCGGGGGACTCGCGGGGGTGGACGCGCGGATGGCAGGGCTGCAGCTGGAGCCCGCCAGCCTCAAGCCGTACCTGCACTTCCTGCCCGGGCGCTACACGCGCAACCTCGTCCACCGCGACGAGGGAATGGAAATCATCATCAACTGCTGGTCCCCGGGCGTGGCCTCGCCCATCCATGACCATGACGGTCAGGAGTGCTGGTTCAGCATCCAGCGCGGCGAGTTCCTCCTGGAGAACTACCCGCTGCTGGAGGGCGGGACGCAGCCCGGCCTGGCGCGGCTGGGGCAGCCGGTGCGCGTGGGGCCGGTGGGCGCCGGGCACGTGGACTTCCGCGACCCGGGCGCCTCCATCCACCGCGTGAGCATCGCCGGCAACGCCCCGGGCATCACGCTGCACGTCTACGCCGGCCCGGTGGCCAGCTGTCTCGTGTTCGACCCGCGCCGTCACCGCTGCGCGTCGCACACCCTCCGCTACCACAGCATCTTCGGGCGACCGGTGCGGCCCTCCGAGGGCCGCGTCCCGGTCCCGCTGCACGTCTAG
- a CDS encoding aldo/keto reductase: MQKRRLGNSDMELTALGFGAWAIGGGGWAFAWGAQDDAQSIEAIQRALDSGINWVDTAAVYGLGHSEDVVARALKGRDKRPYVFTKCGMVWDDQGKVRRRLKADSVRRECESSLRRLKVDAIDLYQVHWPVEDGAELEEGWTALAELQRQGKVRWLGVSNFNVSQLEQVRRIAPVTSLQPPYSLIHRDIEDDLLPYCQTQGIGVIVYSPMASGLLTGAMTRERIQAMPDDDWRRGSADFQEPKLSHHLSLVERMREVGARHGRSPAEVALAWTLRGPAVTAAIVGARSAKQVDGFIQAGDFRLTSEEVREVEEVLGSGSAMAPGGIYA, encoded by the coding sequence ATGCAGAAGCGACGGTTGGGCAATTCCGACATGGAGCTCACCGCGCTGGGGTTTGGCGCGTGGGCCATTGGAGGGGGCGGCTGGGCGTTCGCCTGGGGCGCGCAGGATGACGCGCAGTCCATTGAAGCCATCCAGCGCGCATTGGATTCGGGCATCAACTGGGTCGACACGGCGGCGGTGTATGGGCTGGGGCACTCCGAGGACGTGGTGGCCCGGGCGCTGAAGGGCCGGGACAAGCGGCCGTATGTCTTCACCAAGTGCGGGATGGTCTGGGATGACCAGGGCAAGGTCCGCCGCAGGTTGAAAGCGGACTCGGTGCGCAGGGAGTGTGAGTCGTCCCTGCGCCGGCTGAAGGTGGATGCCATTGATTTGTATCAGGTGCACTGGCCGGTGGAGGACGGGGCGGAGCTTGAGGAGGGGTGGACGGCGCTGGCGGAGCTGCAACGGCAGGGCAAGGTGCGCTGGTTGGGCGTGTCCAACTTCAATGTCTCGCAGTTGGAGCAGGTGCGGCGCATTGCGCCGGTGACGTCGTTGCAGCCGCCGTACTCGCTCATCCACCGGGACATCGAGGACGACCTGCTGCCCTACTGCCAGACGCAGGGCATTGGGGTGATTGTGTATTCGCCCATGGCGTCAGGCCTGCTGACGGGAGCGATGACGCGCGAGCGCATCCAGGCGATGCCGGACGACGACTGGCGCCGCGGCAGCGCGGACTTCCAGGAGCCGAAGCTGTCGCATCACCTGTCGCTGGTGGAGCGCATGCGTGAGGTGGGTGCGCGGCATGGGCGTTCTCCGGCGGAGGTGGCCCTTGCCTGGACGCTGCGGGGGCCGGCCGTCACCGCCGCCATCGTGGGAGCGCGCAGCGCGAAGCAGGTGGATGGCTTCATCCAGGCGGGGGACTTCCGGCTGACGTCCGAGGAGGTCCGCGAGGTGGAGGAGGTCCTGGGGTCCGGCTCCGCGATGGCGCCCGGGGGCATCTACGCCTGA